A window of the Kosakonia sp. BYX6 genome harbors these coding sequences:
- the rluA gene encoding bifunctional tRNA pseudouridine(32) synthase/23S rRNA pseudouridine(746) synthase RluA has protein sequence MVMEPYNPPQDPWLVILYQDEHIMVVNKPSGLLSVPGRLDEHKDSVMTRIQRDFPQAESVHRLDMATSGVIVVALTKEAERELKRQFREREPKKQYLARVWGHPAKAEGLVDLPLICDWPNRPKQKVCYETGKAAQTEYEVLAFEEDGTARVRLKPITGRSHQLRVHMLALGHPILGDRFYAPPDVLALAPRLQLHAETLTITHPAFGNSMTFKAPVDF, from the coding sequence ATGGTAATGGAGCCCTACAATCCGCCGCAGGATCCCTGGCTGGTGATTCTCTATCAGGATGAGCACATTATGGTCGTCAACAAGCCCAGCGGCTTGTTGTCAGTGCCGGGACGCCTGGACGAACATAAAGACAGCGTGATGACACGAATTCAGCGCGATTTCCCGCAGGCTGAATCCGTGCATCGCCTCGATATGGCGACCAGCGGTGTGATTGTGGTGGCGCTCACCAAAGAAGCCGAGCGCGAATTAAAACGCCAGTTCCGCGAACGCGAGCCAAAAAAGCAATATCTGGCGCGCGTCTGGGGCCACCCGGCGAAAGCGGAAGGGCTGGTGGATTTGCCACTGATTTGCGACTGGCCGAATCGCCCGAAGCAAAAGGTGTGTTATGAAACCGGCAAGGCGGCGCAAACGGAGTATGAAGTGCTGGCGTTTGAGGAGGATGGCACCGCCCGCGTGCGCTTAAAGCCGATTACCGGCCGTTCGCACCAGTTGCGCGTACATATGCTGGCGCTGGGCCATCCGATTCTCGGCGATCGCTTTTACGCGCCGCCAGACGTGCTGGCATTGGCGCCGCGTTTACAACTGCACGCGGAAACCTTGACCATCACCCACCCGGCGTTCGGTAACAGCATGACGTTTAAGGCGCCGGTCGATTTCTGA
- the djlA gene encoding co-chaperone DjlA, which translates to MQYWGKVVGVVIALIMGGGFWGAVLGLIIGHIFDKSRSRKMAWFANQRERQSLFFATTFEVMGHLTKSKGRVTEADIQVASLFMDRMNLHGESRTAAQHAFRVGKTDNYPLRDKMRQFRSVCFGRFDLIRMFLEIQIQAAFADGSLHPSERQVLYVIAEELGISRLQFDQFLRMMQGGAQFGGGYHSSQQQAGGGGWQQAQRGPTLEDACNVLGVKPTDDTTTIKRAYRRLMSEHHPDKLVAKGLPPEMMEMAKQKAQEIQKAYELIREQKGFR; encoded by the coding sequence ATGCAGTATTGGGGGAAAGTGGTTGGTGTGGTCATCGCTCTTATCATGGGCGGCGGCTTTTGGGGCGCGGTGCTTGGGCTAATAATCGGGCATATCTTTGATAAATCGCGTAGCCGTAAAATGGCGTGGTTTGCTAACCAGCGTGAACGTCAGTCGCTCTTTTTCGCCACCACCTTTGAGGTGATGGGACATCTGACCAAATCGAAAGGACGCGTCACCGAGGCGGACATTCAGGTCGCGAGCCTGTTTATGGATCGCATGAACCTGCATGGTGAGTCGCGCACCGCGGCGCAGCACGCTTTTCGCGTCGGCAAAACGGATAATTACCCGTTACGCGACAAGATGCGTCAGTTCCGCAGCGTCTGCTTCGGACGCTTTGATTTGATTAGGATGTTTCTGGAAATTCAAATCCAGGCGGCCTTTGCTGACGGCTCTTTGCATCCGAGCGAACGCCAGGTGTTGTATGTCATTGCTGAAGAGTTAGGCATCTCGCGTCTGCAATTCGATCAGTTTCTGCGCATGATGCAGGGCGGGGCGCAGTTTGGCGGCGGTTATCACTCTTCACAGCAACAGGCTGGCGGCGGGGGCTGGCAGCAGGCGCAACGCGGCCCGACGCTGGAAGATGCGTGCAATGTGCTGGGGGTAAAACCGACAGACGATACCACCACCATTAAACGTGCTTATCGCCGGTTAATGAGCGAGCATCACCCGGACAAACTGGTGGCGAAAGGTTTACCGCCGGAAATGATGGAGATGGCGAAGCAAAAAGCGCAGGAAATTCAAAAAGCTTACGAATTGATTCGCGAGCAGAAGGGGTTCCGCTAA